Proteins from a genomic interval of Hyalangium ruber:
- the tmk gene encoding dTMP kinase, protein MLIVFEGIDGSGKTTLSNRVAQELRHAGLRVRHVREGGLLASPVSEGLRRFTRDPAHLALTPTAELLLYAAREAQLLEEVTRPALAESDVVITDRFFYTAEVLARWGRGMPEHVVRPVLDACARGLTPDRVFLMDVDPALARARRRISKILTPKPGAPSRKGLAGSGLQVRLRSGYRALAAEAPERWTLLENAGVTLETLVRQVVQDILQAREGISPSARTLRAAPSPVRSLEEARGRLLRQLDVWREDEPSLAAYFLSGMEGEDMTERREALAERCPELVAYSLVGFTDEASWHLRRQLADKAPGQVLGSLRDAAADAPESWELRDRLIERVPVQVAESLNGLDSEQAWKMRERIYFSASESVIASLEGLNGTQAWSQRLRWLSDAGGEDALALERVARTGCRSIRGLESERAWTWRERAWAAAPDAVLRSLAGLVSPRAWELREQHVARASRAVLSTLEGLDHPRAWALRESFGAQCEEVLDSIVGMEGAPAWGLRTALADTWPSSTVRSLGPLLQTPRGRALAERLLASHPQDFALLRQATRGAPDTFQRALDATA, encoded by the coding sequence ATGTTGATCGTCTTCGAAGGCATCGATGGTTCGGGAAAGACCACCCTGTCCAACCGGGTGGCCCAGGAGCTGCGACATGCGGGCCTCCGGGTTCGGCACGTCCGGGAGGGAGGGCTGCTCGCCTCGCCCGTCTCGGAGGGGCTGCGGCGCTTCACGAGGGACCCCGCCCACCTGGCGCTCACGCCCACGGCCGAGCTGCTGCTCTACGCGGCGCGCGAGGCTCAGCTCCTGGAAGAGGTGACGCGCCCGGCGCTGGCGGAGAGCGATGTCGTCATCACCGACCGCTTCTTCTACACCGCCGAGGTGCTCGCGCGGTGGGGGCGCGGCATGCCGGAGCATGTGGTGCGGCCCGTGCTCGACGCCTGCGCGCGGGGGCTGACGCCGGACCGCGTCTTCCTGATGGACGTGGACCCGGCCCTGGCCCGGGCCCGCCGCCGCATCTCGAAGATCCTCACGCCCAAGCCCGGTGCCCCCTCGCGCAAGGGGCTCGCGGGCAGCGGGTTGCAGGTGCGGCTGCGCTCGGGCTACCGGGCGCTGGCGGCCGAGGCTCCCGAGCGCTGGACGCTGCTGGAGAACGCGGGGGTGACGCTGGAGACGCTCGTGCGCCAGGTGGTCCAGGACATCCTCCAGGCCCGCGAGGGCATCTCCCCGTCCGCGCGCACGTTGCGGGCCGCTCCGTCCCCCGTGCGCTCCCTGGAGGAGGCGCGGGGGAGACTCCTCCGCCAGCTCGATGTCTGGAGGGAGGACGAGCCCTCCCTGGCCGCGTACTTCCTCTCGGGCATGGAGGGCGAGGACATGACGGAGCGCCGCGAGGCCCTGGCCGAGCGGTGCCCGGAGCTGGTGGCCTACAGCCTCGTGGGCTTCACGGATGAGGCCTCGTGGCACCTGCGGCGGCAGCTCGCGGACAAGGCGCCGGGGCAGGTCCTCGGCTCCTTGAGGGACGCGGCGGCCGATGCGCCCGAGTCTTGGGAGCTTCGAGATCGGCTGATCGAGCGTGTACCGGTGCAGGTCGCCGAATCCCTGAATGGGCTCGACTCGGAGCAGGCCTGGAAGATGCGCGAGCGCATCTACTTCTCCGCCTCGGAGAGCGTGATTGCCTCGCTGGAAGGGCTCAACGGGACGCAGGCGTGGAGCCAGCGGCTGCGCTGGCTCTCGGATGCCGGAGGAGAAGACGCCCTCGCGCTGGAGCGCGTGGCGCGCACGGGGTGCCGCTCCATTCGCGGGCTGGAGAGCGAGCGGGCCTGGACGTGGCGTGAGCGGGCCTGGGCCGCCGCGCCGGATGCGGTGCTGCGCTCGCTGGCGGGGCTGGTGAGCCCCCGGGCCTGGGAGCTGCGCGAGCAGCACGTGGCGCGGGCCTCTCGCGCCGTCCTCAGTACCCTCGAGGGGTTGGACCACCCTCGGGCCTGGGCGCTGCGCGAGTCCTTCGGCGCGCAGTGCGAGGAGGTGCTGGACTCCATCGTCGGCATGGAGGGCGCTCCGGCCTGGGGGCTGCGCACGGCCCTGGCGGACACGTGGCCCTCCTCGACGGTGCGGAGCCTGGGGCCCTTGCTCCAGACGCCGCGCGGGCGCGCCCTCGCCGAGCGGCTCCTGGCCAGCCACCCTCAAGACTTCGCCCTCCTGCGCCAGGCCACCCGAGGCGCCCCCGACACCTTCCAGAGAGCCCTCGATGCCACCGCTTGA
- a CDS encoding TerB family tellurite resistance protein yields MTPSAEDRFNTEVIKLLLQVAWSDRSLTHAEHLVIFGLGRSWNVPELELQELLKTLKAGGALPEPDLAVLRTRPDDVLEAARALAVSDGRVADAEKELIARVQARLNDSQA; encoded by the coding sequence ATGACGCCCTCCGCCGAGGACCGCTTCAACACCGAGGTCATCAAGCTGCTGCTCCAGGTCGCCTGGAGCGACCGGAGCCTCACGCACGCCGAGCACCTGGTCATCTTCGGCCTGGGCCGGAGCTGGAACGTGCCCGAGCTGGAGCTTCAGGAGCTCCTGAAGACGCTGAAGGCCGGTGGCGCCCTGCCCGAGCCCGACCTGGCCGTGCTGCGCACCCGGCCCGATGACGTGCTGGAGGCCGCGCGCGCCCTGGCCGTGTCCGATGGCCGGGTCGCCGACGCCGAGAAGGAGCTGATCGCCCGCGTCCAGGCCCGGCTCAACGACTCCCAGGCCTGA
- a CDS encoding PP2C family protein-serine/threonine phosphatase, whose amino-acid sequence MRLESAGQTHVGRRPHNEDAYCVRPELGLFVVADGLGGQEGGEVASQCVVDAFKEFGERMAREGEAAWPHPQDGRRSREENLLAVCTELAQRAVQSRRVGYLREMGSTVVAFAVGEGGAAVSHVGDSRLYRLREGQLEALTRDHSITEELREAGLEPPPRGQSAFGHIITRALGTERSEPTVHRVELRAGDVYLLCSDGLYEPLGPERMATSLALSDVAQACAALVSGAYEAGSRDNITAVVVRILEA is encoded by the coding sequence ATGCGACTCGAAAGCGCGGGACAGACACACGTCGGGCGGCGGCCCCACAACGAGGACGCCTATTGCGTGCGGCCGGAGCTGGGCCTGTTCGTGGTGGCCGACGGCCTGGGAGGCCAGGAGGGCGGCGAGGTCGCCAGCCAGTGTGTGGTGGACGCCTTCAAGGAGTTCGGGGAGCGGATGGCGCGCGAGGGCGAGGCGGCCTGGCCCCACCCGCAGGATGGGCGTCGCAGCCGGGAGGAGAACCTGCTGGCGGTGTGTACGGAGCTGGCGCAGCGCGCGGTGCAGTCGCGCCGCGTGGGCTACCTGCGAGAGATGGGCTCCACGGTGGTGGCCTTCGCGGTGGGTGAGGGCGGGGCCGCCGTCTCCCACGTGGGAGACAGCCGCCTGTACCGCTTGCGCGAGGGGCAGCTCGAGGCGCTCACGCGGGACCACTCCATCACCGAGGAGCTGCGCGAGGCGGGGCTGGAGCCGCCGCCTCGGGGACAGAGCGCCTTCGGCCACATCATCACCCGCGCGCTGGGCACGGAGCGCTCGGAGCCCACGGTGCATCGGGTGGAGCTGCGCGCCGGGGACGTGTACCTGCTGTGCTCGGACGGGCTGTACGAGCCGCTGGGGCCGGAGCGCATGGCCACCAGCCTGGCCCTGTCGGACGTGGCCCAGGCGTGCGCGGCCCTGGTCTCCGGGGCCTACGAGGCGGGCAGCCGCGACAACATCACCGCCGTGGTGGTGCGCATCCTCGAGGCCTGA
- a CDS encoding DUF4956 domain-containing protein — translation MPPLETALQGLDVSPHFLTIPALLERFTLALVLGAFLAYRPWRKLMPHVSPLPPKSVHTQVLIAVAGAVMTTVIGDSVSRAFGLVGLGGFIRFRSGIKDPRDAAVMFVMIGVGMACGLGAASVALCATAFFGAVLLVLDAVSEQRMELVKLSLGLEDVNAAVGPLRELHPQARFLALEQAAGSQGGTAVVELPVPSRTDGLELLQGLRSRLPGVRSASIDPD, via the coding sequence ATGCCACCGCTTGAGACCGCGCTGCAGGGGCTGGACGTCAGCCCGCACTTCCTCACCATCCCCGCGCTGCTGGAGCGCTTCACCCTGGCGCTGGTGCTCGGCGCGTTCCTGGCCTACCGGCCGTGGCGCAAGCTCATGCCGCACGTCTCCCCGCTCCCGCCCAAGTCGGTCCACACCCAGGTGTTGATCGCCGTGGCGGGCGCGGTGATGACCACGGTCATCGGTGACAGCGTCTCCCGCGCCTTTGGTCTGGTGGGGCTCGGGGGCTTCATCCGCTTCCGTTCGGGCATCAAGGACCCGCGAGACGCGGCCGTCATGTTCGTGATGATCGGCGTGGGCATGGCCTGCGGGTTGGGAGCGGCCTCCGTGGCGCTCTGCGCGACCGCGTTCTTCGGCGCTGTGCTGCTGGTGCTGGACGCGGTCAGCGAGCAGCGCATGGAGCTGGTGAAGCTGTCGCTGGGGCTCGAGGACGTGAACGCCGCCGTGGGGCCGCTGAGGGAATTGCACCCCCAGGCCCGCTTCCTCGCGCTCGAGCAGGCCGCGGGCTCCCAGGGAGGCACCGCGGTGGTGGAGCTGCCCGTGCCTTCGCGGACGGACGGCCTCGAACTGCTCCAGGGGCTGCGCAGCCGGCTCCCCGGAGTCCGGAGCGCCTCGATCGACCCGGATTGA
- a CDS encoding type II CAAX prenyl endopeptidase Rce1 family protein, producing MSEPPPPSAPLEDRRSSPEGGGPEAAARLSLIWALVAGFIPCLGLPVVWALVLMGRRKEASPTTRSWHRWLVALAVVDTLVALASLHMALERKGGEKKSGLPTASRRVLGVRPDTEAPGPGVRLSQVFERGPAATAGLRPGDRVHQANGKPIDSLESLQEVVRDTAPDAPVALEVEREGERWRVDVVPVEARSFAPPPRGLFEPLPEEGSSASSQGLRREQLGVGVTVVALLTLWFLGRRRRAGASPLGVLVALTVAVLGFTVTVKGLSAWLGGPSRGAVFLGMWTQTGLLLVAGWLLWRRGAGAPPEEGTRGWLRTYLISLGLLVTLAPRLMVCLVWLSERLSAPLETSQHPLIGMAQQGPMGALGWLLFAIPAALLAPVGEELVFRGALLPWLRGWMGRTAALVVSAGIFASLHPFYGVFTGWIFFLGLLLGWARLSSGGLCAPILLHVTLNSFAVLVQARTLFH from the coding sequence GTGTCCGAACCCCCACCCCCGTCCGCCCCGCTGGAAGACCGACGCTCCTCGCCTGAAGGGGGAGGCCCCGAGGCCGCGGCCCGGCTGTCCCTCATCTGGGCGCTGGTGGCCGGCTTCATCCCCTGCCTCGGCCTGCCCGTGGTGTGGGCGCTCGTCCTCATGGGCCGGCGCAAGGAGGCGAGCCCCACCACCCGCTCCTGGCACCGCTGGCTGGTGGCGCTGGCGGTGGTGGACACCCTGGTGGCGCTCGCCTCGCTGCACATGGCGTTGGAGCGGAAGGGCGGAGAGAAGAAGTCAGGGCTCCCAACCGCTTCCCGGAGGGTGCTGGGCGTGCGTCCGGACACGGAGGCTCCCGGCCCCGGCGTGCGGCTGAGCCAGGTGTTCGAGCGCGGGCCCGCGGCCACCGCCGGCCTGCGGCCCGGAGACCGGGTACACCAGGCCAACGGCAAGCCGATCGACAGCCTCGAGTCGCTGCAGGAGGTGGTGCGGGACACCGCGCCCGACGCGCCGGTGGCGCTCGAGGTGGAGCGGGAAGGGGAGCGCTGGCGGGTGGACGTGGTGCCGGTGGAAGCTCGCTCCTTCGCGCCTCCGCCCCGTGGGTTGTTCGAGCCGCTCCCGGAGGAGGGGAGCTCGGCCTCCAGCCAGGGGCTGCGCAGGGAGCAGCTCGGCGTCGGCGTGACGGTGGTGGCGCTGCTCACCCTCTGGTTCCTGGGGCGCAGGCGCCGCGCCGGTGCCAGCCCGCTCGGCGTGCTCGTGGCGCTGACGGTCGCGGTGCTCGGCTTCACGGTGACCGTGAAGGGCCTCTCCGCATGGCTCGGCGGCCCGAGCCGGGGCGCGGTGTTCCTCGGTATGTGGACGCAGACGGGGCTGCTCCTCGTCGCCGGGTGGCTGCTCTGGAGGCGGGGCGCCGGCGCTCCCCCCGAGGAGGGGACGCGCGGCTGGCTGCGGACATACCTGATCAGCCTGGGGCTGCTCGTCACCCTGGCACCGCGCCTCATGGTGTGCTTGGTGTGGCTCTCCGAGCGGCTCTCGGCGCCCCTGGAGACCAGCCAGCACCCGCTGATCGGCATGGCGCAGCAAGGACCCATGGGAGCGCTCGGCTGGCTGCTGTTCGCCATCCCCGCGGCGCTCCTGGCGCCGGTGGGCGAGGAGCTCGTGTTCCGGGGAGCGCTCCTGCCCTGGCTGCGCGGGTGGATGGGGCGCACGGCCGCGCTGGTCGTCAGCGCTGGCATCTTCGCCTCCCTGCACCCTTTCTATGGCGTGTTCACCGGGTGGATCTTCTTCCTGGGCCTGCTGCTGGGCTGGGCGCGGCTGAGCAGTGGCGGCCTGTGCGCACCCATCCTCCTACACGTCACCCTCAACAGCTTCGCGGTGCTGGTGCAGGCGCGGACCCTCTTCCATTAA
- a CDS encoding CotH kinase family protein, with product MHGVSRRAALAALMVLATACGDNRPEGWSDETHGKNAEPSFETVFPADKVQRLDIVIAAADWQAMQDDMTGMLGAFGAGGGVGGMPGGGGGGGMPGGGGPPAELTAACEGKAAGDACSATFNGSTFTSTCGAAPDGALLCRPQGGPGGGAPGGGGGGAPGGGGGGAADLIPETPVYVPSTVNFTGKTWWNVGIRYKGNSTLSGGWRSGIGKLPFRLNFDKFEDEHPEIEGQHFYGFSKLSLSSNQGDASYIRDHVASSTFRAAGVPAAHTGFMAVYVDHGDGPEYFGLYTVAEDPQDSLLDTHFGNHKGALYEADGTGATWGTFDSASFEAQSDAAELGWESVEAAIAALHSDRSDAAAWRARLEGTLDVDGFLQWLATNTVLANWDSYGRMAHNYYLYADPNDGNRLHWITWDHNLSMSAGQSLSLTLAEVNESWPLIRYLMDDPVYKAKYEQYVRESIQGPLAASAMKERMQQAHTLIAPYVVGENAERQGFTYSSAQQFQDALTGTSGLLQFAEQREAAVRTTFGE from the coding sequence ATGCACGGAGTTTCGCGACGGGCGGCGCTTGCCGCGCTCATGGTCCTTGCCACGGCCTGCGGCGACAACCGCCCGGAAGGCTGGAGCGACGAGACGCACGGCAAGAACGCCGAGCCCTCCTTCGAGACCGTCTTCCCGGCCGACAAGGTCCAGCGGCTCGACATCGTCATCGCCGCGGCGGACTGGCAGGCGATGCAGGACGACATGACGGGCATGCTGGGCGCGTTTGGCGCGGGCGGAGGCGTCGGCGGGATGCCGGGCGGAGGGGGTGGGGGAGGGATGCCGGGCGGAGGAGGCCCGCCGGCGGAGCTGACGGCGGCCTGCGAGGGCAAGGCGGCGGGCGACGCGTGCAGCGCGACCTTCAACGGCAGCACCTTCACGTCCACGTGCGGCGCCGCGCCGGATGGGGCGCTCCTGTGCCGTCCCCAGGGAGGGCCGGGAGGCGGAGCGCCGGGAGGTGGCGGAGGCGGAGCCCCGGGAGGCGGAGGTGGAGGCGCCGCGGATCTGATCCCCGAGACGCCGGTCTATGTGCCCTCGACGGTGAACTTCACCGGCAAGACGTGGTGGAACGTGGGCATCCGCTACAAGGGCAACTCCACGCTGTCGGGGGGTTGGCGCTCGGGCATCGGCAAGCTGCCGTTCCGGCTCAACTTCGACAAGTTCGAGGACGAGCACCCGGAGATTGAAGGCCAGCACTTCTACGGCTTCAGCAAGCTGTCGCTCTCCAGCAACCAGGGCGATGCCTCGTACATCCGGGACCATGTGGCCTCGAGTACCTTCCGCGCGGCGGGCGTGCCCGCGGCCCACACGGGCTTCATGGCGGTGTACGTGGACCACGGCGATGGGCCCGAGTACTTCGGCCTCTACACGGTGGCGGAGGATCCGCAGGACTCGCTGCTGGACACCCACTTCGGCAACCACAAGGGCGCGCTCTACGAGGCGGACGGCACGGGCGCCACGTGGGGGACGTTCGACTCGGCGTCCTTCGAGGCGCAGTCGGATGCGGCCGAGCTGGGCTGGGAGTCGGTGGAGGCGGCCATCGCGGCGCTCCACTCCGACCGGAGCGACGCGGCGGCCTGGCGCGCGCGCCTGGAGGGGACGCTGGACGTGGACGGCTTCCTGCAGTGGCTGGCGACCAACACGGTGCTGGCGAACTGGGACAGCTACGGGCGGATGGCCCACAACTATTACCTGTACGCGGACCCGAACGATGGGAACCGGCTGCACTGGATTACGTGGGACCACAACCTGTCGATGTCGGCGGGCCAGTCGCTCTCGCTCACGCTGGCCGAGGTCAACGAGAGCTGGCCGCTCATCCGCTACCTCATGGATGATCCGGTCTACAAGGCGAAGTACGAGCAATACGTGCGGGAGTCGATCCAGGGCCCGCTGGCCGCCTCGGCGATGAAGGAGCGCATGCAGCAGGCGCACACGCTCATCGCCCCCTATGTGGTGGGAGAGAACGCCGAGCGGCAGGGCTTCACCTACTCCAGCGCGCAGCAGTTCCAGGACGCGCTCACCGGCACCTCGGGGCTGCTCCAGTTCGCCGAGCAGCGCGAGGCGGCGGTGCGGACGACCTTCGGAGAGTAG
- a CDS encoding LysM peptidoglycan-binding domain-containing protein has product MRFSLCLIPLLCVGCAAHVGPPPSASVRPERPEAVAVAPPVAASEPAPAAPSSVTLPAEPTAPAVALVEPAAATPAESPDATEAPEGEGDEEDASPEVAGFDSADGDEAETPAEPGSEIPGMLYTADLSDEELEKRWKDDPASLGSVSVGFVHSGRLVNSVRFPQEKDWLVVSPEKAWTTQETVDYMTRVIRELRTRFPEAPLLRVNQISGKDGGHIRPHKSHQNGRDVDLGFYYPGGNPVRARARENYIDPKMNWELVRALVTLTDVQIILVDRRVQKVLYDFALKNGEDKAWLDSLFHAGENSIIKHARGHRDHFHVRFFNPRAQELGRRIAPLLALQPEHNIAMHRVRSGDTLGAIAMRFNSTVTMIRNANRIRGHMLRIGQVLSVPLRGPCNRCPVPPPVVIPPRRMPAEAKAEAETAPAEQPAEEVRTASELPGS; this is encoded by the coding sequence GTGCGTTTCTCTCTCTGTCTGATCCCTCTGCTGTGCGTCGGCTGTGCCGCGCACGTTGGTCCCCCTCCCTCCGCGTCGGTGCGCCCCGAGCGCCCGGAGGCGGTGGCCGTCGCGCCTCCCGTGGCCGCTTCGGAGCCCGCTCCCGCCGCGCCCTCTTCGGTGACGCTCCCCGCGGAGCCAACCGCTCCGGCCGTGGCCCTCGTGGAGCCCGCGGCCGCCACGCCCGCCGAGAGCCCGGACGCCACCGAGGCCCCCGAGGGCGAGGGCGATGAGGAGGACGCCTCGCCCGAGGTCGCCGGGTTCGACTCCGCCGACGGAGACGAGGCCGAGACCCCCGCCGAGCCCGGCTCGGAGATCCCCGGCATGCTGTACACGGCCGACCTCTCCGACGAGGAGCTGGAGAAGCGGTGGAAGGACGACCCGGCCTCGCTGGGCTCGGTGTCCGTGGGCTTCGTGCACAGCGGCCGGCTGGTCAACAGCGTCCGCTTCCCGCAGGAGAAGGACTGGCTCGTCGTCTCCCCCGAGAAGGCGTGGACGACCCAGGAGACGGTCGACTACATGACCCGCGTCATCCGCGAGCTGCGCACGCGCTTCCCGGAGGCGCCCCTGCTGCGCGTCAACCAGATCAGCGGCAAGGACGGCGGCCACATCCGGCCCCACAAGAGCCACCAGAACGGCCGGGACGTGGACCTGGGCTTCTACTACCCGGGCGGCAACCCGGTCCGGGCCCGCGCGCGCGAGAACTACATCGATCCGAAGATGAACTGGGAGCTGGTGCGCGCCCTCGTCACCCTCACCGACGTGCAGATCATCCTCGTGGACCGGCGCGTGCAGAAGGTGCTCTATGACTTCGCGCTGAAGAACGGCGAGGACAAGGCGTGGCTCGACTCGCTGTTCCACGCTGGGGAGAACTCGATCATCAAGCACGCGCGCGGGCACCGGGACCACTTCCACGTGCGCTTCTTCAACCCGCGCGCCCAGGAGCTGGGCCGCCGCATCGCCCCGCTGCTGGCGCTGCAGCCCGAGCACAACATCGCCATGCACCGCGTCCGCTCGGGAGACACCCTGGGCGCGATCGCCATGCGCTTCAACTCCACCGTGACGATGATCCGCAACGCCAACCGCATCCGCGGCCACATGCTGCGCATCGGTCAGGTGCTCTCGGTGCCGCTGCGCGGGCCGTGCAACCGCTGCCCCGTTCCGCCGCCCGTGGTGATTCCGCCCCGGCGCATGCCCGCCGAGGCCAAAGCCGAGGCCGAGACCGCTCCGGCGGAGCAGCCCGCCGAAGAGGTGCGCACCGCCTCGGAGCTTCCGGGCTCCTGA
- a CDS encoding BTAD domain-containing putative transcriptional regulator has product MEIRVLAEAWAAGAQGGRVELERKSAALLAYLALEGPTARWKLSGLLWPESPEATARGNLRQLLKRLREQLGEDCTEGRDQLRLREGSQVDVFQVRAALQQGNPTLAGSFHGELLEGFLYDDCEELAGWLDGWRMKLKRQGREALEQQVQRLERERRYPEALDGALRLLELEPTAEAVYRQVMHLHHVLGNRPAALKAYRRCQEVLKRELNVSPETATRELARVIERSEAEPALPSPPARPAIRWSVLHPPVLAGREREWALMEEAWAARAPMFVDGESGIGKSRLVKEFGNSRGRCVTIEARPGDRRLPFATHMRSLRMLVRESGVRPQGWVRRELSRIIPELEDAPLPPVSQPEERARLFSAIIAFIREALRDVDVLVFDDGQYVDRDSAELGIQVHAEFREEMVAGRFPLIINAYRTSDVRDEWEKQLIHSVIDSGLMVRVPVGRLDTEAVRQMLRGMGEPALEQVAEKIADYTGGNPLFIVETARHLLRSGDFDGAFPSSLPPPGKVGAIIEQRLRLRSDEALRLARVFAVARTDFSAELAAHVLEVPVDQLLAPWKELEEAHIFQGRWFVHDAVAEVLLATMPAAIQEALVARIADYRRRHER; this is encoded by the coding sequence ATGGAAATCCGGGTCCTCGCGGAGGCCTGGGCGGCAGGGGCCCAGGGAGGACGGGTGGAGTTGGAGCGCAAGAGCGCGGCGCTCCTGGCGTACCTGGCCCTGGAGGGCCCCACGGCGCGTTGGAAGCTCTCGGGGCTCTTGTGGCCGGAGTCTCCCGAGGCCACCGCGCGCGGCAACCTGAGACAGTTGCTCAAGCGCCTGCGCGAGCAGCTCGGAGAGGACTGTACCGAGGGGCGAGACCAGCTGCGGCTGCGAGAGGGGAGCCAGGTGGACGTGTTCCAGGTGCGCGCCGCCCTCCAGCAGGGAAACCCCACGCTCGCGGGTTCCTTTCACGGAGAGCTGCTCGAGGGCTTCCTCTACGACGACTGTGAGGAATTGGCCGGGTGGCTGGACGGATGGCGCATGAAGCTCAAGCGCCAGGGGCGCGAGGCCCTGGAGCAGCAGGTGCAGCGGCTGGAGCGCGAGCGGCGCTACCCGGAGGCGCTCGACGGGGCGCTGCGGCTGCTGGAGCTGGAGCCCACGGCGGAGGCGGTGTACCGGCAGGTGATGCACCTGCACCATGTGCTGGGCAATCGCCCCGCGGCGCTGAAGGCCTATCGCCGGTGCCAGGAGGTGCTCAAGCGCGAGCTCAACGTCTCTCCCGAGACGGCGACCCGGGAGCTGGCGCGTGTCATCGAACGCTCCGAGGCCGAGCCCGCGCTGCCCTCGCCGCCGGCGCGGCCGGCCATCCGTTGGTCGGTGCTGCACCCGCCCGTGCTCGCGGGCCGAGAGCGCGAGTGGGCGCTGATGGAGGAGGCGTGGGCTGCCCGCGCGCCCATGTTCGTCGATGGGGAGTCGGGCATCGGCAAGTCGCGGCTGGTGAAGGAGTTCGGCAACAGCCGAGGGCGCTGCGTCACCATCGAGGCCCGGCCGGGAGACCGGCGGCTGCCCTTCGCCACGCACATGCGCAGCCTGCGCATGCTGGTCCGGGAGTCGGGTGTCCGGCCCCAGGGCTGGGTGCGCCGGGAGCTGTCGCGCATCATCCCGGAGCTGGAGGACGCGCCGCTGCCTCCGGTTTCCCAGCCCGAGGAGCGGGCGCGGCTCTTCTCGGCGATCATCGCGTTCATCCGGGAGGCGCTGCGGGACGTGGACGTGCTCGTCTTCGATGATGGGCAGTACGTGGACCGCGACAGCGCCGAGCTGGGCATCCAGGTCCATGCCGAGTTTCGCGAGGAGATGGTGGCCGGACGCTTCCCCCTCATCATCAACGCCTACCGCACCAGCGACGTCCGGGACGAGTGGGAGAAGCAGTTGATCCACAGCGTCATCGACTCCGGGCTGATGGTCCGGGTGCCGGTGGGGCGGCTGGACACCGAGGCGGTCCGGCAGATGCTGCGAGGGATGGGGGAGCCCGCGCTGGAGCAGGTGGCGGAAAAGATCGCCGACTACACCGGGGGCAATCCGCTCTTCATCGTGGAGACGGCGCGTCACCTGCTGCGCTCCGGCGACTTCGACGGGGCGTTTCCTTCCTCGCTCCCGCCGCCGGGGAAGGTGGGAGCCATCATCGAGCAGCGCCTGCGGCTGCGCTCCGACGAGGCGCTGAGGTTGGCGCGGGTGTTCGCCGTGGCCCGCACGGACTTCAGCGCGGAGCTGGCGGCCCACGTGCTGGAGGTGCCGGTGGACCAGCTGCTGGCGCCCTGGAAGGAACTGGAGGAGGCCCACATCTTCCAGGGGCGCTGGTTCGTCCATGACGCGGTGGCGGAGGTGTTGCTGGCCACCATGCCCGCGGCCATCCAGGAGGCCCTGGTCGCAAGGATCGCCGACTACCGCCGCCGCCACGAGCGCTGA